The proteins below are encoded in one region of Juglans microcarpa x Juglans regia isolate MS1-56 chromosome 4D, Jm3101_v1.0, whole genome shotgun sequence:
- the LOC121259672 gene encoding protein EIN4 — protein sequence MLRALAFGLVIAYLVLSVVAIDNDLTNCNCDDEGFWGIQSILECQKVSDFLIAVAYFSIPIELLYFVSCSNVPFKWVLLQFIAFIVLCGLTHLLNGWTYYRQHSFQLMLSLTIAKFLTALVSCATAITLLTLIPLLLKVKVRELFLRQNVLELDQEVGMMKKQKEASWHVRMLTREIRKSLDKHTILYTTLVELSKTLDLQNCAVWMPNESRTEMYLTHELKTSSSNNYHRSLPINDPDVLEIRESKGVRILRPESALGAASSGGSSESGAVAAIRMPMLRVSNFKGGTPELVDTCYAILVLVFPAANSRVWNYHEMQIVDVVADQVAVALSHAAVLEESQLMREQLGEKNRALQQAKKNAMMASQARNSFQKVMSHGMRRPMHSILGLLSIFQEENMSFEHRIIVDTMVKIGHVLSTLINDVMEISTKDNGRFQLEMRPFGLHSMIKEASCLAKCLCVYKGFSFDFNVQISLPDQVIGDERRAFQVILYMVGYILNVYNGQGTVIFRVSRESGIDGKDDKPLGVWRSSMPDEHYIKFDIGISEQSSQSDGSISAVNHASRRHISNEVKEGLSFSICKKLVQMMQGNIWISPNVMGVAQSMTLVLRFHTQPSFGRAIFAQGRSAEPVSNSQFRGLRVILADDDGVNRIVTKKLLEKLGCQVTSVSSGFECLSALSAAENSFRIVLLDLHMPEMDGFEVALRIRKLRSQNWPSIIALTASAEEDVMERCIRVGMSGVIRKPILLQGMADELRRVL from the exons ATGTTAAGAGCATTAGCTTTTGGATTGGTGATTGCTTATCTTGTTCTATCTGTTGTTGCAATCGATAATGACCTTACTAATTGTAACTGTGACGATGAGGGCTTTTGGGGCATTCAGAGCATTTTAGAATGCCAGAAAGTGAGTGATTTCTTGATTGCAGTTGCATATTTTTCGATCCCTATTGAGCTCCTTTACTTTGTTAGCTGTTCGAACGTTCCTTTCAAATGGGTACTTCTTCAGTTTATCGCCTTTATAGTCCTTTGTGGATTGACTCATTTGCTCAATGGATGGACTTATTATCGCCAACACTCATTCCAGTTGATGCTGTCCCTCACCATTGCCAAATTCCTCACAGCTTTGGTTTCATGTGCAACTGCAATTACCCTGTTGACTCTGATCCCTCTTCTTCTCAAAGTCAAAGTGAGGGAGCTATTCTTGAGGCAAAATGTATTGGAGTTAGATCAAGAGGTTGGGATGATGAAGAAACAGAAGGAAGCAAGTTGGCATGTACGAATGCTGACCAGAGAAATCCGAAAGTCGCTTGATAAGCATACTATACTATATACCACACTAGTCGAGCTTTCCAAGACTTTGGATTTGCAGAATTGTGCGGTTTGGATGCCTAATGAGAGCAGAACAGAGATGTACCTGACCCATGAATTGAAAACAAGTTCTTCAAACAATTACCACCGTTCTCTCCCAATTAATGACCCAGATGTcttagagataagagagagcAAGGGAGTGAGGATTCTGAGGCCTGAGTCAGCACTAGGGGCTGCAAGCAGTGGTGGATCTTCTGAGTCAGGTGCTGTGGCTGCAATTCGGATGCCAATGCTTCgagtttcaaatttcaaagggGGGACACCAGAGCTGGTTGACACTTGCTATGCTATACTGGTTTTGGTTTTTCCTGCTGCAAACTCTAGAGTTTGGAATTATCATGAAATGCAGATAGTGGATGTTGTCGCTGACCAGGTGGCTGTGGCTCTGTCTCATGCTGCAGTTCTTGAAGAGTCTCAACTAATGAGAGAGCAGCTGGGTGAGAAAAATCGGGCATTACAACAAGCTAAGAAGAATGCAATGATGGCAAGTCAGGCAAGAAACTCCTTTCAGAAGGTGATGAGTCATGGAATGAGGAGGCCAATGCATTCAATTTTAGGCCTGCTTTCAATATTTCAAGAGGAGAATATGAGCTTCGAACATAGGATTATCGTTGACACAATGGTGAAAATTGGCCATGTTCTCTCGACTTTGATAAATGACGTGATGGAGATTTCAACAAAGGATAATGGAAGGTTCCAATTAGAGATGCGGCCTTTTGGGCTACATTCCATGATCAAGGAAGCTTCTTGTCTTGCCAAGTGCTTGTGTGTGTATAAAGGctttagttttgattttaatgTTCAGATCTCTTTGCCTGATCAGGTGATAGGTGATGAGAGAAGGGCCTTTCAAGTGATTTTGTACATGGTTGGGTATATATTGAATGTCTATAATGGACAGGGAACTGTCATATTTCGGGTTTCTCGGGAGAGTGGTATTGATGGGAAGGATGATAAACCGTTGGGAGTGTGGAGATCAAGCATGCCAGATGAGCATTACATAAAGTTTGACATTGGGATTAGTGAGCAAAGCTCCCAGTCAGATGGATCAATCTCAGCAGTAAATCATGCTAGTAGGAGGCACATCAGCAATGAAGTTAAGGAGGGCCTGAGCTTCAGCATCTGTAAAAAGCTCGTGCAG ATGATGCAAGGTAATATATGGATATCTCCGAATGTGATGGGTGTTGCACAAAGTATGACACTTGTCCTCAGGTTCCATACCCAACCATCTTTTGGAAGAGCTATATTTGCCCAGGGACGTTCAGCTGAGCCGGTGTCCAACTCACAGTTCAGAGGCCTTCGGGTTATACTAGCTGATGACGATGGTGTAAATAGGATCGTTACCAAGAAGTTGCTTGAGAAGCTAGGTTGTCAAGTAACTTCTGTTTCATCTGGGTTCGAATGTCTGAGTGCTCTTAGTGCTGCAGAAAACTCATTCCGAATTGTTCTTTTGGATCTTCATATGCCTGAAATGGATGGTTTTGAAGTGGCACTAAGAATACGGAAACTCCGCAGCCAGAATTGGCCTTCAATTATAGCCTTAACGGCTAGTGCCGAGGAAGATGTGATGGAGAGATGTATACGGGTGGGAATGAGTGGAGTGATCCGGAAACCTATTCTCTTGCAAGGAATGGCAGATGAGCTTCGAAGAGTCCTGTAA
- the LOC121259832 gene encoding AT-hook motif nuclear-localized protein 14, whose product MEPSESQLSSYFRHHHHQNPITTTTNAAVSPTNGLMPPAEGGGLHMLYSHPSSVPSSAVTTTTTTTSSPLEGTPTAKRKRGRPRKYGTPEQALAAKKAAAQQQTTSSHSHSSKDKKDATSASSKKSHLVAPGNAGQGFTPHIITVAAGEDVGQKIMMFMQQSKRELCILSASGSISNASLRQPATSGGNIAYEGRFEIISLSGSYVRTELGGRTGGLSVCLSSTDGQIIGGGVGGPLRAAGPVQVIVGTFLFDTKKDINAGVKGDTSASKMPSPVGGAAVSSIGFRSAIDSSGRNSVRGNDEPQAIGGSHFMIQGMQMTTSRPTDWRVGPDARSAAVYELTGRTGHGGHQSPENGDYE is encoded by the exons ATGGAACCCAGTGAGAGCCAACTCAGCTCCTACTtccgccaccaccaccaccagaaCCCCATCACCACTACGACCAACGCCGCTGTCTCACCGACCAATGGGCTCATGCCACCTGCAGAAGGTGGCGGGCTCCACATGCTCTACTCTCACCCGTCCTCGGTGCCTTCTTCCGCGGTGACGACGACGACTACCACGACGTCTTCGCCGCTGGAGGGCACGCCCACGGCTAAGAGGAAGCGAGGGAGGCCTAGGAAGTACGGCACTCCGGAACAAGCCCTTGCCGCCAAGAAGGCCGCCGCTCAGCAGCAAACGACGTCGTCTCACTCCCACTCTTCCAAGGACAAGAAGGACGCCACCTCTGCTTCCTCCAAGAAATCTCATCTCGTCGCTCCCG GCAATGCAGGGCAAGGTTTTACGCCACATATCATTACTGTAGCTGCTGGTGAG GATGTGGGCCAGAAAATTATGATGTTCATGCAACAAAGCAAGCGTGAACTATGTATTTTATCTGCATCTGGTTCGATCTCTAATGCTTCTCTTCGACAGCCAGCAACTTCTGGAGGCAACATTGCGTATGAG GGTCGGTTTGAGATTATTTCACTCTCTGGATCTTATGTGCGCACTGAGCTTGGAGGGAGGACTGGCGGGTTGAGTGTTTGTCTATCTAGTACAGATGGCCAAATTATTGGAGGAGGAGTTGGAGGACCACTACGGGCTGCAGGCccagtacag GTTATTGTTGGTACATTTCTGTTTGACACCAAGAAGGATATCAATGCGGGGGTAAAAGGTGATACTTCTGCTAGCAAAATGCCATCACCAGTTGGTGGGGCAGCAGTATCAAGTATTGGATTTCGCTCAGCTATTGACTCTTCTGGAAGAAATTCAGTCAGGGGAAATGATGAGCCCCAAGCTATTGGAGGAAGTCATTTCATGATTCAGGGCATGCAGATGACAACTTCGCGGCCCACAGATTGGAGGGTTGGTCCTGATGCTAGAAGTGCTGCTGTTTATGAATTAACAG GAAGAACAGGGCACGGAGGACACCAATCTCCCGAAAACGGGGATTACGAGTAA